A genomic region of Fodinisporobacter ferrooxydans contains the following coding sequences:
- a CDS encoding M48 family metallopeptidase, producing MNQRTKGQAGPKESDGAWTIESPSALVQGLAKESRFYYQGKPFIIQIVRPQNGQASPKKGHVAMEFKDGKLRIIWLPDINRPHPLLVRRVLLEWYKQNARQLIPERVRLLSKRMNLSYNRITLKDQKTRWGSCSSLRNLNFNWRLIMAPPDVLDYVVIHELAHLREMNHSKQFWSIVEQFMPQYRIHKDWLKENGAQLFTLKGDV from the coding sequence GTGAATCAGCGAACAAAGGGTCAGGCAGGACCGAAAGAATCGGATGGTGCTTGGACAATTGAATCTCCCTCTGCGCTCGTACAAGGATTGGCCAAGGAAAGCCGATTTTACTACCAGGGAAAACCGTTTATCATTCAGATCGTACGTCCTCAGAATGGGCAGGCCTCTCCTAAAAAAGGCCATGTAGCAATGGAATTCAAAGATGGCAAACTTCGAATCATTTGGCTGCCAGATATAAACAGACCGCATCCATTACTTGTGCGCAGGGTATTGTTGGAATGGTACAAACAAAATGCCAGACAATTGATTCCGGAAAGAGTTCGATTGCTTAGCAAACGAATGAATCTTTCCTATAATCGGATTACATTGAAAGATCAAAAGACCCGTTGGGGAAGTTGCTCTTCTTTGCGAAATTTGAATTTTAATTGGCGGCTCATCATGGCTCCACCGGATGTTTTGGATTACGTAGTCATACATGAATTGGCCCATTTGCGCGAAATGAATCATTCCAAACAGTTTTGGTCTATAGTCGAGCAGTTTATGCCACAGTATCGTATACACAAAGATTGGCTGAAAGAAAATGGAGCACAATTGTTTACACTGAAGGGCGATGTATAA
- a CDS encoding MOSC domain-containing protein has translation MQIKSINVGVPAPMVYADQEIATGIFKQSVGAKAVFLDLINIAGDRQADLVNHGGKDKAVCLYPYDHYPYWEKRLGRKLPFASFGENLTAADITEESVCIGDVYQLGDAIVQISQPRQPCYKLATRFQIPDMVDQIRMNGYSGFYMRVLKPGMISIEKGINIMEKHPEGITVAFTNHIMFHDRFNREALLQLIHLDVLAESWKKTFRERLESL, from the coding sequence ATGCAGATCAAATCGATTAATGTTGGAGTTCCGGCGCCAATGGTGTATGCCGATCAAGAGATTGCGACGGGGATTTTTAAACAGTCGGTAGGCGCAAAGGCTGTTTTTTTGGATTTGATCAATATAGCCGGGGACAGGCAAGCAGATCTGGTCAACCACGGCGGGAAAGATAAGGCCGTTTGTTTGTATCCCTACGATCATTATCCGTATTGGGAGAAGCGCTTAGGGAGAAAGCTGCCATTTGCATCCTTTGGCGAAAATCTTACAGCAGCGGACATAACAGAAGAAAGTGTATGCATCGGTGATGTATACCAATTGGGTGATGCGATTGTTCAGATCAGCCAACCTCGTCAACCTTGCTACAAACTGGCCACACGCTTTCAAATACCCGACATGGTGGATCAAATTCGCATGAATGGATACAGCGGGTTTTATATGCGAGTGCTCAAGCCTGGCATGATTTCCATTGAAAAAGGAATAAACATAATGGAAAAACATCCGGAAGGGATAACGGTAGCATTCACAAATCATATTATGTTTCACGATCGATTCAACCGGGAAGCATTACTACAATTGATTCATTTGGATGTACTTGCAGAAAGTTGGAAAAAGACCTTTCGAGAGCGACTGGAATCCCTTTAA
- a CDS encoding nitrite/sulfite reductase, translating into MATYTKVWAEDTSKLNKLELAKLEKDGLDVIADVYRYANLGFDAITPDDMDRFKWAGIYQQKPKTGHFMMRVRIHSGVLSTKQARAIAGISRDYGRNLIDVTTRQAVQFHWLQIQDMPDIFGRLAAVGLSSFEACGDCPRTFIGNPLAGIDPDELMDTRPLIEELSKALHLNREFSNLPRKYKVSLSANVYNTSHAEINDLAFVPATKEIDGEEVVGFHILVGGGLSTKPHLALPIDIFVRPEDVVKVALGVTTIFRDYGYREKRTHARFKFLVADWGADTFLEKLTEIIGPMPSRGVDQGKGWNAGYFTGVHPQKQEGLSYIGLSIQVGRLSAEELFELADLADRYGNGELRTCNSQNIILPNIPNEKIDEVLAEPLLKRLTPFPKLFAGHVISCTGNEFCNLAVTETKERMKAISNYLDEHVELDTPVRIHVNGCPNSCGQQQIADIGLQGALVKKPDGVRDAFDIFVGGTLGPDARFNTKLKGRVEGDLVGPVLERLILFYKTERTPNELFYQFVARVGIPAMQQKLDQAIAEVAEVQEVAAGKE; encoded by the coding sequence ATGGCAACTTATACAAAAGTTTGGGCAGAAGATACAAGCAAGTTAAATAAACTAGAGTTGGCAAAATTAGAAAAAGATGGACTTGATGTCATTGCAGACGTTTATCGATATGCAAATTTAGGCTTTGATGCAATTACTCCTGATGACATGGATCGGTTCAAGTGGGCGGGTATTTATCAGCAAAAACCGAAAACCGGCCATTTCATGATGCGTGTGCGCATCCATTCAGGTGTCCTGTCCACGAAACAGGCGCGGGCGATTGCAGGCATCAGCCGTGATTATGGACGGAATTTGATCGATGTAACGACACGCCAGGCGGTTCAGTTCCATTGGCTGCAAATCCAGGATATGCCGGATATTTTCGGACGCTTGGCGGCAGTCGGTTTGTCTTCCTTCGAAGCGTGCGGCGACTGCCCGCGTACATTTATCGGCAATCCGCTTGCAGGGATCGATCCGGACGAATTGATGGATACCCGTCCGCTGATTGAAGAGTTATCCAAGGCGCTGCATTTAAATCGGGAATTTTCCAATCTTCCGCGCAAATACAAAGTATCTTTGTCTGCAAATGTGTACAATACGTCACATGCGGAAATCAACGATTTGGCATTTGTGCCTGCTACAAAAGAGATCGATGGAGAAGAAGTGGTTGGTTTCCATATTCTCGTCGGCGGCGGATTATCTACAAAGCCGCATTTGGCATTGCCGATCGATATATTTGTCCGTCCTGAAGATGTAGTAAAAGTAGCGCTTGGCGTTACTACAATCTTCCGGGATTATGGCTATCGGGAAAAGCGTACACATGCCCGTTTCAAATTCTTGGTGGCTGACTGGGGAGCAGATACGTTTTTGGAAAAATTGACGGAAATCATCGGGCCGATGCCTTCGCGCGGGGTCGATCAAGGAAAAGGATGGAACGCTGGTTACTTTACAGGTGTTCATCCGCAGAAACAAGAGGGACTGTCATATATCGGACTCTCGATCCAAGTGGGCCGTTTAAGCGCGGAAGAGTTGTTCGAGTTGGCTGATTTGGCAGACCGTTATGGCAATGGGGAACTGCGGACATGTAATTCCCAAAATATTATTCTGCCGAACATTCCGAATGAAAAAATCGACGAAGTATTGGCGGAACCATTGTTAAAGCGTCTCACTCCTTTTCCAAAACTGTTTGCCGGCCACGTGATTTCTTGTACGGGTAATGAGTTTTGCAACTTGGCCGTCACGGAAACAAAAGAGCGGATGAAAGCAATCTCCAATTATTTGGATGAGCATGTCGAATTGGATACGCCAGTCCGAATTCATGTGAATGGCTGTCCGAACTCTTGCGGCCAGCAACAAATCGCGGACATCGGTTTGCAGGGTGCATTAGTGAAAAAACCGGATGGCGTGCGTGATGCGTTTGATATTTTTGTTGGCGGTACACTGGGGCCGGATGCAAGATTCAACACGAAGCTAAAAGGCAGAGTGGAAGGGGACTTGGTCGGACCGGTTCTGGAACGCCTCATTCTTTTCTACAAAACGGAACGTACGCCGAATGAGTTGTTTTATCAATTTGTTGCGCGTGTTGGAATTCCGGCAATGCAACAAAAGCTAGACCAAGCGATCGCTGAAGTGGCAGAAGTGCAAGAAGTAGCAGCAGGAAAGGAATAA
- a CDS encoding DUF3906 family protein: MFLYKLECQIAEHGLTTVILAANDDHSALELAEQLVKRQFLTSVAIEETALLEKKPVKSGAGYFLDRN, encoded by the coding sequence ATGTTTCTTTATAAATTAGAATGTCAGATAGCTGAGCACGGACTGACAACGGTTATTTTAGCAGCAAATGATGACCATTCTGCCTTGGAGTTGGCAGAACAATTAGTAAAACGGCAGTTTTTAACATCTGTTGCGATTGAAGAAACAGCCTTGCTTGAGAAAAAACCGGTAAAATCGGGAGCCGGTTATTTTCTTGACCGCAATTGA
- a CDS encoding rhodanese-like domain-containing protein — protein sequence MNENGNVFFEEIDPAEVEQSIAERQTKIIDVREVDEYNSGHIPSAKLIPLSEFAERFQEIDPEDSVILVCRSGKRSAMACEFLARQGYSKIKNMVGGMLAWQGDVEK from the coding sequence ATGAACGAAAATGGAAATGTATTTTTTGAAGAGATTGATCCGGCTGAAGTAGAGCAAAGTATAGCGGAGCGACAGACGAAAATTATCGATGTCCGGGAAGTGGATGAATACAATAGCGGACATATTCCAAGCGCCAAGTTAATTCCCCTCAGCGAGTTTGCCGAACGTTTTCAGGAGATCGATCCGGAAGATTCGGTGATTCTCGTCTGCAGAAGCGGAAAACGAAGCGCAATGGCTTGTGAATTTTTGGCGCGGCAAGGATATTCCAAGATTAAAAATATGGTCGGCGGAATGCTTGCATGGCAAGGCGACGTTGAAAAATAG
- a CDS encoding ABC transporter ATP-binding protein, with protein sequence MLDVKNLSWIREQKPILDDIQWQIKEHEHWALVGLNGSGKTSLLKMITGYEWPTRGKIQVLGNTFGECEIQHVRKSIGWVSSAIREQIYPSDSVLEVVVSGKYASIGIWTKPEHGDYEQAHQILEHMNCQTLAKSRYGVLSQGEKQKVLLARAQMAQPHLLILDEPCFGLDLRAREQFLQVLQTMGQDQSMSIILVTHHIEEILPVFTHVALIANGKFVASGPKREILTEQHLRDTFQVDVKLEWNNDRPWIQIVNRS encoded by the coding sequence ATGTTAGACGTAAAAAATCTTTCCTGGATTCGCGAACAAAAACCGATATTAGACGATATTCAATGGCAAATCAAAGAACATGAACATTGGGCCCTCGTTGGTCTGAACGGTTCCGGAAAAACATCCTTGTTAAAAATGATTACCGGGTATGAATGGCCCACTCGCGGCAAGATACAAGTACTTGGAAACACATTTGGCGAATGTGAAATTCAACATGTGAGAAAGTCGATTGGCTGGGTAAGTTCCGCCATTCGCGAACAAATCTATCCCAGTGATTCTGTCTTGGAGGTAGTGGTCAGCGGGAAATATGCATCCATCGGCATTTGGACAAAGCCGGAGCACGGGGATTATGAACAAGCACACCAGATCCTCGAACACATGAACTGCCAGACACTTGCGAAGAGCCGATATGGTGTGCTCTCGCAAGGGGAAAAACAAAAAGTGCTATTGGCTCGTGCGCAAATGGCTCAGCCGCATTTGTTGATCCTGGATGAACCTTGTTTCGGGTTGGATCTGCGGGCGCGGGAGCAATTTTTGCAAGTATTGCAAACAATGGGACAGGATCAAAGCATGTCTATTATTCTGGTTACACATCACATCGAAGAAATTTTGCCTGTATTTACACATGTTGCACTGATTGCAAATGGAAAATTTGTCGCTAGTGGTCCAAAGCGTGAAATATTGACAGAGCAGCATTTGCGGGATACATTCCAAGTGGATGTAAAATTGGAATGGAACAATGATCGGCCGTGGATTCAAATTGTGAACAGATCCTAA
- a CDS encoding MBL fold metallo-hydrolase, which produces MAVQAITTREMYDRMRAGESFFILDVRNRVDYQDWRIQGQALKAINIPYFEFREDEINNQLIPKNTHVIVVSLEEESANKVAEHMQEKGYNVSYLQSGFQTWYQFYVQSNIIEQPQLKLIQVNRVAKGCLSYVIVSGKQMCVVDPAIHIQQYLEIAERENAKITHIIDTHIHTDHISGARELLKHTKAEYYIPKSEAHQTQLHCTFLNQGTIRCGSVEIRTVYVPTEGQTMGGSAALVVNNQALLSGDSIVVGEVGIPDMAGKAQEWAEKLFNTTFRRVKNLDNDVLVLPAHYADIQAINRGGYVGAFLGDLRHGAEAMAKNPSITFKKRVEGAVAALHPNYLDIVDVNRGVMDIDQVNVQELELGDL; this is translated from the coding sequence ATGGCAGTGCAGGCAATTACAACACGTGAGATGTATGATCGGATGCGGGCAGGTGAATCCTTTTTTATACTGGATGTTCGCAATCGTGTGGATTACCAGGATTGGCGCATACAAGGGCAAGCATTGAAAGCGATCAATATTCCGTATTTCGAGTTTCGTGAAGATGAAATCAATAATCAGTTGATACCAAAAAACACACATGTGATTGTCGTCTCGCTGGAAGAGGAATCAGCCAACAAAGTGGCTGAGCATATGCAGGAGAAAGGATACAATGTTTCATATTTACAAAGCGGTTTCCAAACCTGGTACCAATTTTATGTGCAATCCAATATTATTGAACAGCCGCAACTGAAGCTGATTCAAGTCAATCGCGTGGCGAAAGGCTGCTTGTCTTACGTCATTGTTTCCGGGAAACAGATGTGTGTCGTCGATCCGGCCATTCATATACAGCAGTATTTGGAAATTGCCGAACGGGAAAATGCAAAAATCACGCATATTATTGACACGCATATTCATACGGATCATATCTCTGGCGCCCGCGAATTACTCAAGCATACCAAGGCGGAATACTACATTCCAAAAAGTGAAGCGCATCAAACTCAACTGCATTGTACATTTTTAAATCAGGGTACGATTCGTTGCGGCTCTGTCGAGATTCGGACGGTTTATGTACCGACGGAAGGACAAACGATGGGGGGGTCTGCCGCTCTTGTCGTCAACAACCAGGCGCTTCTTTCCGGTGACTCCATTGTTGTAGGCGAAGTGGGGATTCCTGATATGGCCGGAAAAGCACAAGAATGGGCAGAAAAATTATTTAATACTACATTTCGACGAGTGAAAAATCTTGATAACGATGTATTGGTTCTGCCTGCACATTATGCAGATATCCAGGCGATTAACAGAGGCGGGTATGTGGGTGCGTTTTTGGGCGACCTTCGTCACGGCGCCGAGGCCATGGCAAAGAATCCATCGATTACCTTTAAAAAACGCGTCGAAGGGGCTGTAGCCGCTTTGCATCCCAATTATCTGGACATCGTCGATGTCAACCGCGGTGTCATGGACATTGATCAGGTAAACGTGCAGGAATTGGAACTGGGAGATCTCTAG
- a CDS encoding cation diffusion facilitator family transporter, translating into MERERISRWVGGVSTFSNILLTAVKCIVGIWAGSDALFADGIHSATDSLASMAVLGAISISNRPADEDHPYGHGKAEVIASAVVAVVLILAGFDVIYSSTKSIWHHQQTGSDSVGMESWALWAAIVSLVIKEILYRYTIRKARMLQSQALEALAEDHRSDVWASLAAAIGIGIAIIGIVKNMPLLTYADPVAGILVGLLILYISYRMGYGAVQTLMERNAPPEFIQSLEDLVSSVTGVERIDRIRAREHGHYILVDVRISVLGTLTIQEGHDLSREVKHSIMEKHKRVHEVLIHLNPYYKENGNKEDDSGSDDEPVID; encoded by the coding sequence ATGGAGAGGGAGAGAATCAGCCGTTGGGTCGGTGGGGTCAGCACTTTCAGCAATATACTTCTGACAGCAGTGAAATGTATTGTAGGCATTTGGGCTGGGAGCGATGCGTTATTTGCTGACGGAATTCATTCTGCTACCGACTCATTAGCCTCAATGGCAGTCCTGGGAGCAATCAGTATTTCCAATCGCCCGGCAGATGAAGATCATCCATATGGTCATGGAAAAGCGGAGGTCATTGCATCCGCTGTCGTAGCGGTTGTCTTGATTTTGGCAGGGTTTGACGTGATATACTCCTCGACAAAATCAATTTGGCATCACCAGCAGACAGGCAGTGATTCGGTTGGCATGGAGAGCTGGGCGCTTTGGGCTGCTATCGTTTCGTTAGTAATTAAAGAAATATTGTACAGATATACGATACGTAAGGCGAGAATGCTGCAAAGTCAGGCATTGGAAGCGTTGGCGGAAGATCACCGTTCGGATGTCTGGGCATCTTTGGCGGCGGCCATCGGCATCGGCATTGCCATCATCGGAATTGTCAAAAACATGCCGCTGCTCACTTACGCAGATCCTGTAGCCGGTATTTTAGTCGGTTTACTGATCTTGTATATTTCCTATCGGATGGGTTATGGGGCTGTCCAAACATTAATGGAGAGAAATGCGCCTCCCGAGTTTATACAATCGCTTGAGGATTTGGTGTCATCTGTAACAGGCGTGGAACGAATCGACCGGATCCGGGCACGTGAACACGGTCACTATATTTTGGTGGATGTCAGAATTTCTGTTCTTGGCACACTTACCATCCAGGAAGGTCATGATTTGTCGCGGGAAGTGAAACATTCCATTATGGAAAAACATAAGCGGGTACATGAAGTACTGATTCATTTAAATCCGTATTATAAAGAGAATGGCAATAAAGAGGATGATTCTGGTTCAGACGATGAACCGGTCATCGATTGA